Below is a window of Humulus lupulus chromosome 9, drHumLupu1.1, whole genome shotgun sequence DNA.
gatgacgtggcatcctacgtggcatcCTACATGGCATACATCAAAACCGCCACTTGACATCTTGTGGTTGCTCCACGTGTCAGACAATAATTTATCCATGTGCTACAAGAAATTCAAATGATTGTGTTACTTATCCCCTTTTTATCGGTTATGCGGCACTAAATGATTGGTCCACGTGACATGTTGTAGTATACTcatttttacctacacttatttatttataagtaaatataatatttctatgtaggtaattttaattatatataaattttatttaatataaataataaatgaaagtaattaatttgaagaatatttaacattattaatcaaataaattatttaactttaataaaaaaataaacaatcatatattatacaatattcattgcttattaagaagcacatttcataaaaaaaatatctatacaTTATTTTTAGGTCATTGAAAactcaataatgtcatttttcttGACATTCTTACTATTCTTCACTTTGGGATCATTGCATGAGAGCCTCCTTTTCTCTGACTGAACTTATTGTGAATGTCGATGATGACTTTGGTAGTCTGCTAGAGACTTACTCATGGTACTTGATTCAGATATATAATTGAGCAACTCAGTGTCCGCAATATCCTTTCCTTGATTCGGTGgaaaaaagaataaagaaaaaattaTCTGCAAAGATCACAGAATACGCAATATCCTTTCCTTGATTCGGTGGgaaaaagaataaagaaaaaattaTCTGCAAAGATCACAGAATACAATAGAATAGCATAAGAAGCAAAGTCTATTGGAAGACATACATCAAGAAGATCAAGCCAGCGGTTGGCAACAGAAGCAACAGCTGAATAGCATTCCACTAAGGTTGagcaaaaaaatagaaaaagtacAAAACATACATTTAAAATTAAAGCAAAAAAtcgttttttatatatataagtacGCAAACATGAAGAATTAAAGGAGTTTTCTAATGTTTTATTCATGTCTACTTTATAAGAAAACTTTAAACTATTTCTGTATTACCTGTTTCCAATGAATAAAGAATATGTCTCTtaccaacaaaaaaaattaactatCTCAGGAACAAATCAGAACATTATCCAAAGCAAATGAAAGAGGCAATACCTTTTCAAAGATAGAACTCCTCACTTCATCATAATTAGATTCGGAATCCAAGTCCATCTTACCCTCAACTCTTATAGCATATTGCAGATCACGATCAAGGTTGTCAATCAGTTGCTGGAAATCAAAATTTGCAATGTTTTTGTGTCAAATTACATATACTATTAAAAATAGATGATGAAACACTCAATTAAAAACAAACTGGACCAAGGTAGCATTCACTATGTCCTTGTCAATTCATGTCAAACCATGATAATCAAAATTCTAGAAATAATAATGACCAATTACTACACCAGAACAATTAATTGTGACCGAGATGACATACCTGAAATCCAGATGGATCAAGCTTAAAACTAGTTAAAAGATCAGATCTAAAAGCTCCACTTTCAAGGCATTCCACATGACCACCTATATATGTCTCGCTTTCAAGAAGACGGTTATTATGAAACTTCTCTGATTCAGATTGGTGTTTGTTAGGGCAAATAACATTTGCCTTGTATGCCTGGAATAAAAGCAAAGTTGCCTTGATTGAGTACATGCTTTGAAGTAAAAACATATGAAAGAATGCACCACACAAGGAAGCACAAAGACCTAGTGTTAAGCATGAGTGGAAATACACACCTGGACCATTAGAAGCATTTCACAGAGGGTCCCACTACCCTTGCGCAGGACCTCATCTGGTGACATCGGGATAATAATCGCAAGAGAGAAAATGAACAGATGAACATAGGTCATATACAAGTAATAAGTTGAAACAGAGCATCAGAAACAGAATATGAGGCCATCATCTGTAACAAGTTTCATAGACATTAGAAATGTTTCTCATATAATGTACAAAAACAAATTGAATTCTAACTAAAAGGAAACACAAATAATATGATATCACCTGAGAGATTCCAGAGAGAGCAGCCTTAGGATTCTAAGGCTGTCAAATTTATCTGTAGGTTTAGATAGTATATCTCAGACTtagttttttaaattcaaattttttcTCTAATTTTGTTCCTATTTTGTAAGACTGATTTATTTTCTGCTGAGACTATCTATATTTGGCCCtagttttattttgtttaaaaagttTGAATGAAAACAAAAACAGAAGTGCTTTGATCTCTTTTCTTCTCCACTTCCAGCTTTCATAAACCAAGAAGGTTACAAAAAATAGGCCCCATCCTTTGCAACACACCACTAAGTGTTAAAAACCTTTTCTTCAGCAACTAATCTCGCAAAAACTTGCACTTTAATGGGATGTGGAGAGATTTCTTTCCAAAATAAATACCAAAGGCTCAAAATCTAGGTAAGCAAATTCATCACTTATTGAATGAGAGAATATTTGTAAGAAAAGGCACTAAAAGAATCTAGACTAAAATCTCCTATTCAAGACACATGGATTGAAAGCaaatgataatgataaaaaaaaaccaacaatCACTAAAGATTGTGTAAtggaactgaaaaaaaaaaaactaaactctTACCTGTGGCTTTTCCATTGCGTAACGAACCATATCCTCAGGATTCACTTCCAGGGGATCATATCCCAACTTTGCCTTTGTTACAGCCTGAAACAATACCAATAACTATAAACTTTCTAGTAGTGAGAACACTAATAGTAGCTGAATTTTAAAATAGAAGGGAAAGAACAATGTCGATCTTTTTTCTTTATCAGGAAACAACAAGTTCATTAAGTATAGGCTGTTgaacaatatatttttttcccAGCATAGAGTAGGTTTCAAAAGAGGAGACACAAAACTCCAAAAACTTTTTAAACTTTGTCAAAACCACTAATACTATTACCACCAGTGACTAAACATATATCATTCTGGCTCTAAAGATATGATAACAACACTAGCCAATATCTGAAGTTACTACATTCATTAAACTACACATATGTGTGTGAGTTACTGATAaaataaattcaatcaaaaactagTATATAATATAAACTATTCACATCTTCCTTGGCACCAACATAGCAATTGCTATTGTTTACTGTTCCCCATATATTGTAGGATTAGGCAGGGAgcctagttttaaaaaaaaaaaaaaataaactattcACATCTGAGTTTTGTTATTTAAAAAATGTGTCATGTATTTCAAATTCAATTTTCAAAGTATTTCAATTGTAAACTAACATTTATTTGAGAGAAAATCAGTTTTCCAAACAAGAAACATATTCCACACCAAACAAACATAGCTAAAAATCAAAAGATGCAGACGCAACCACAAGAGAACAAAACATAAAACACATAACCATATGGAAGATACTGTTTAATGTCTTATAAAACAGAAATAGTAGAACGATAAGCAAATAAGCAAGTTTGATTAAATCTTAAACCTTAAGGCCCTGGCTTCCCTGAGGTTTCATAGCACCTTGCTGTCAATTAAACATCAGGaaattttaatgaaataattaacaGATATCTTCGTTCTCAAAAAGATAATGCTAACCATTCAATTACCTTAACTTCAGTAAATATCTCATCTGTGTATGGTTGTCCACCATTCTGTGCTATGACGTTGTTTACAAGGGAGAGAAGATGCTGAACTTGACCAGCCTTCTTTCTTTCATCCTTAGTCTTGTTATCAAAAAGCACCAGGCGATTTGCACACAGGCTAAGGATGTCCTAtgtcatataattatttaaaagatCAATATATGTTGGACTTCACATGCAAacatagaataaaaggaagaagtaAGCAAGGCCAAACAAAACAATCGTGGGAGAACAAGTTTATTCGTGGCTGACCTTTAAGGGCTCAGGACATTCACGACCTAAGTAATCTTCTAGAGTTTCATCATTTTCTTCAAGTTCGTCTCCTCCAGTATAGACAACAATCATGTAATCAACTATTTTGCTACCAAACAAAGTTTGCAAGCTACGAAGCGCAGCTTGCTCTTCTTGTGAAAAGTGGGTCCTAACAGAGAAAACTACAAGCACAGCATGGATCCCACCCTTGGCCATGTTTATACAATTCACAATCTCTTTGCCAACAAAGTCAGATTCGACTAAAAAATCAAAAAGCAAATTTAGCACGACATTCTCCTTGATTATAGTCACATTGAAATCCAACCTCCTGataaaaataccaaacaaaacaaaaatatttaaacatagaTATGCTGGAAACTAGAAACCAATCCATAAGCAAATATAAAGCAGCTGCTAACTCTAGTACCATCCGGAGTATTTTTGTATTCATAAATATGAGCAGGATTTCATAAAGTAAGATGAATATGTAGAATATTAACTGTCCACACCAAAAGGATAAATAACATTATAACTTGAATTGACTAAATATAGAACAATTTAAAACTCCAAACTCAAGATGTGGTTTTTAAGTAAAAGCTCAGAAGTCACATACATCACTAAGTTTGAATCCATGATGGGCTGCTCTTTTTTCCAGGAAAGGCCAGTCAAAAAAATCACCATTATACGTATCATATATACCAGGCTTCACCTCCCGCATATGGGAGAACCAAAATTTAAGAAGCTCTAGCTACAAGATGAAATATCCTTTGCAAAATTTATAGTGGCAGAATATATTTAAAAAACACACACAGTAATCTAACAAAGAAATGAAACCTCTAATCTGGCGTTCCATGTTGCGGCATTCTTGGCAGAGACGCCTCTGCCAATCTCTCAATTGTTGTTGAGGGTTGGCAAGCCCCGTTGCACCACCAACAACGCCACGCACCACCAACAATGCCATGCACCACCACCACTCTGTTGTCGGCGCCGTTGGAAGGAAGACCACCGTTGCCGAGAGAGAAGAAGGGGAGAGTTGAGTGGATCCGGGGGACGCAAGGCCAAAGACGAGAGAGAAGAAGGGGGGCTGAGAGAAGACAAGGATGGAGAGGGTAGGAGAGGGGTGCGGCTGATAGAACTAGAGAGAGAGATTATAAGATTAGGTTAAAGTTTTAGGGTAGAAATtgtctttaattttaatttttaagtaaTAGATTTAGGTTTTCAGTATTAAgtttttgatttaaaaaaactaatttttgtttGATAGAATAATAACACATCATCATATTGTAAAAATGTcactaaaaaattataataatattgccATGTCAGACAATGACATGACATATATAGTCCACATATGATATATTTTGATCATGTAAACAAACATATCActattatttaattgaaaaaataaaattatttactccacataagcctccaaataagcatttataataataaaataatataatgaaaataaaaaacggggggaaaattgagcgggaatagttaaaaaatttccctccataatatacgtaggtaaagatcattacctagtgatattattggtaggtaaagctaggttccgaaatataatataatggactagcatttacctactaatattatctaccaataaatattggtaggcaaaacattactttccctaccaatatatattggtaggtaaaatattggtaggtaaagatcagatttcttgtagtgttgggtttcattaggccaagccattcaccatgggaagccccggtactattcgtgaagaagaaggacggaagtatgcgcatgtgcatagactactgtGCGCTGAATAAAGTagcaattaagaacaaatacccactacctcggattgatgatttgtttgatcaactccgaggcgcgactgtaatTTTTTTAAGATCGATCTACGgaccgggtatcatcagctcaaggtaaagggagaagatattcctaagacagcctttaggactcgttgtggacattacgagttcttggttatgtcttttggtattACTAACgtaccagccgcatttatggactaaatgaatagggtcttcaagtattacttagataaattcgtcgtgctattcatcgacgatatcttaatatactccaaggatgaagtagagcacgaggaacatttgagaatgattttgacgcgattgaaggagcatcaactttacgccaagttcaagaaatgcgaattttggctttcgcaagtggcattcctcgggcacatcatattgaaagacggagttgcagtagatccatcaaaggtagaggccgtgaaggattggcgtagcccaaagaacgcgtcggaagtaagaagcttcttagggctagcaggttattatagaaagtttgtagagggcttttcgaagatagccactccactcaccaacctgacccggaagcaacaaaagtttaactggaacgataagtgtgaagaaagcttccaattgcttaaggataagctttcctcaacaccagtacttagtgtaccgatacccgacgataagttcgttgtctaatgcgatgcatcaaagctaggattgtgatgcgtgttgatgcaaaaatgacaaggtgatagactacgcctcacgtcagttgaaggagtatgaacaacgctatccaactcatgatatggagttggcagcggtggtcgttgcattgaaaatctggcgccattatctttacggagaacggtgcaagatttatacggaccacaagagtttaaaatacttctttacgcagaaggagctcaacatgaggcagcgtaggtggatagaattagtcaaggattacgactgcgaaatcctataccacccagggaaggcgaacgtagttgccgatgcgcttagtaggaaaagctatgggaacttagcagtcttatccggaatagaaaagccgctacagcaggagcttatcagtgccggaat
It encodes the following:
- the LOC133800840 gene encoding immune-associated nucleotide-binding protein 9-like — encoded protein: MAKGGIHAVLVVFSVRTHFSQEEQAALRSLQTLFGSKIVDYMIVVYTGGDELEENDETLEDYLGRECPEPLKDILSLCANRLVLFDNKTKDERKKAGQVQHLLSLVNNVIAQNGGQPYTDEIFTEVKQGAMKPQGSQGLKV